The following is a genomic window from Amycolatopsis australiensis.
TCTACGGCACCGTCGCCGACGCCTCCGGCGACACCACGATCGACATCGAGATCGCGCCCGGCGTCGTCACCACCTGGCTGCGGCTGGCGGTCCGCGAGAAGGTCGAGCCGGTCGTCGAGACCGAGGAGGACTCCGCGGACGAGGTGGTGGCTCCCGCCGAGGAGACGATCGCCGAGCCGGCCGCCAAGGCCGACGAGCCGCAGACCACCGCGCAGGTGGCGCCGCCGCTGGAGCACGGCAAGAAGTAACTCCCCGCGGCATCCCCTGGGCGCGCCGGGAAACCACCGACGAAAGTCGGTGTGGCCTCGAACGCCGGGCTCACGCAGCACCGAGTAGTGTCTCGGTGCTGCGTGCGTGTCCGCCGTCATACCCGTGCCCGGGAGTGAATCGCACACAGTCCCTCCCGGTAACCCTCCGGGCGGGCACCGCAACGTTGGGGTCCACCCAGTCCGAGGAGACCGAAGCACCGTGGCAGCTTCAGCCGGGCATCTCCGCCCGGGACGCTATCTCGCCCTGTTCGCCCTGATCGTGGTCGTGCTGTACGCGCTGGTGTTCCTCACCGGCAACCACAAGCCGACCCCGAAGCTGGGCATCGACCTGCAGGGCGGCACCCGGGTCACCCTCACCGCCCGCACCCCCGACGGCGGCCAGCCGACCCGGGAATCCCTGAACCAGGCGCGCCAGATCAT
Proteins encoded in this region:
- the yajC gene encoding preprotein translocase subunit YajC codes for the protein MQSLLLPLLLVLVLAVPLVMSSRKQKKQQAAQQELQSSLAPGDRVMTTSGLYGTVADASGDTTIDIEIAPGVVTTWLRLAVREKVEPVVETEEDSADEVVAPAEETIAEPAAKADEPQTTAQVAPPLEHGKK